In the genome of Hyphobacterium sp. CCMP332, one region contains:
- a CDS encoding T9SS type A sorting domain-containing protein: protein MKTAFVIILIALSIEGNSQILSHSQNSFKTHRIQGDKILRMINQNNGASFFMDSLKINQYDSTVLINSTKSFIIYDLQNRIDSIIGFYAFNSDTITSKFYYTSLVDSITQRFSSDSNKVSYLEYYFGGIDKPDSIVYKYLDNQNVWQYSSGLKYYYSSVNNRVDSIFRFSGHNNIPELSRKTKLYYNNASLLLKEIDFYYNMLSLEWRPSSGEIYHYNQSMTRYDSITHGGIDSTLSHTFVSFTEYISYDNNNNPIEHWDNYNGKIRTVKYGYDLNILLTEVGTPFVIDNLFGYTPGFSFAQNPVIWDSSFFEYQGPQEFTDEFKYYYSFRQPVSSLIKESSEEVKIYPNPATDYLIIEFDDFNSDTKFRLYDFQGRLQINKLLHSDLNTISLSGLPRGLYFYDIRSERQVIPITSGRGKIIKE, encoded by the coding sequence ATGAAAACTGCATTTGTGATCATATTAATTGCATTGTCAATTGAAGGTAATTCCCAGATATTAAGTCATTCTCAAAACTCATTTAAAACTCACCGAATTCAAGGGGATAAAATTTTGAGAATGATCAATCAAAATAACGGAGCATCTTTTTTTATGGATAGTTTGAAGATAAATCAATACGATTCGACGGTTTTAATTAATTCCACCAAATCATTCATTATTTATGATTTGCAAAATCGCATTGATAGCATAATTGGCTTCTATGCGTTTAATTCAGATACAATAACTAGTAAATTTTATTATACCTCTTTAGTAGACTCTATTACACAAAGATTTAGCTCAGATTCAAATAAAGTTAGCTATCTGGAATATTATTTTGGCGGAATTGATAAGCCTGATTCAATAGTCTATAAGTATCTTGATAATCAAAACGTATGGCAATATTCATCGGGTTTAAAATATTATTATTCTTCAGTAAACAATCGTGTTGATTCTATATTTAGGTTCAGCGGACATAATAATATTCCGGAACTATCTCGTAAAACCAAGTTGTATTATAATAATGCCAGTTTATTGCTGAAGGAAATTGATTTTTATTATAATATGCTCTCTCTTGAGTGGAGGCCTTCATCTGGGGAAATATATCATTACAATCAAAGTATGACAAGGTATGATTCCATAACTCATGGTGGTATTGATTCGACTTTAAGTCACACATTCGTAAGTTTTACAGAATATATAAGCTACGATAATAATAACAACCCAATTGAACATTGGGATAATTACAATGGCAAAATAAGAACTGTCAAATATGGATATGATTTAAATATACTTCTTACTGAAGTAGGCACTCCTTTCGTAATAGACAATTTATTTGGATATACCCCTGGCTTTTCTTTTGCTCAAAACCCTGTTATTTGGGATTCCTCATTCTTCGAATATCAAGGTCCTCAGGAATTCACAGATGAGTTCAAATATTATTATTCTTTTAGACAACCGGTTTCAAGTCTAATAAAGGAATCATCAGAAGAGGTAAAAATCTATCCGAATCCGGCAACAGATTATTTAATAATCGAATTTGATGATTTCAATTCTGATACCAAATTCAGGCTTTATGACTTTCAAGGAAGGCTGCAAATAAACAAACTGCTACATAGCGACCTAAACACCATATCATTATCAGGTTTGCCACGGGGGCTTTATTTTTATGATATTAGAAGTGAAAGACAGGTGATTCCAATAACTAGCGGAAGAGGGAAGATTATTAAAGAGTGA
- the radA gene encoding DNA repair protein RadA, with protein sequence MSPKTKKAYFCQNCGYNSAKWLGKCPSCNEWNTFVEEIIQKEGKAPDWKDSTSTQISSKPKKISEIDAKVEMRLPTPDFEFNRVLGGGIVPGSLVLLGGEPGIGKSTLMLQLALQLKNVNVLYVSGEESERQIKMRAERLSEDQSSCFILTETSTQNIFKQIQELQPDILIVDSIQTLTSSFVESTAGSVSQVRECTAELMKYAKESGTPVFIIGHVTKDGSIAGPKVLEHMVDTVLYFEGDRHLAYRILRTTKNRFGSTSELGLYEMNNSGLREVKNPSEILLSQHEDHVNGVAIGATIEGNRPLLIEVQSLVSPATYGTPQRSSTGFDNKRLNMLLAVLEKRGGFKLSAQDVFVNIAGGLKIEDPALDLAVCASIVSSYIDVPVDNGTSFAGEVGLGGEIRGVNRIEQRIGEAEKLGFKRIAISGNNLKGINSELFEINIASYTRFEQLFKSIFKK encoded by the coding sequence ATGAGCCCCAAAACTAAAAAAGCCTATTTCTGTCAAAACTGCGGTTATAATTCTGCCAAATGGCTGGGCAAATGCCCCTCCTGCAATGAGTGGAATACTTTTGTTGAAGAAATAATCCAAAAAGAAGGCAAGGCCCCGGACTGGAAAGATTCTACGTCTACTCAGATCTCTTCCAAACCAAAAAAAATCAGCGAGATCGATGCAAAAGTGGAAATGCGTTTGCCTACACCCGATTTTGAATTCAACCGCGTGCTTGGCGGTGGCATTGTGCCGGGATCTTTGGTGTTATTAGGAGGTGAACCCGGAATTGGTAAATCTACACTGATGCTTCAATTGGCTTTGCAATTGAAAAATGTAAATGTCCTTTATGTTTCGGGTGAGGAAAGCGAACGGCAAATTAAAATGCGCGCCGAGCGATTGAGTGAAGATCAAAGCTCCTGTTTTATTTTAACGGAAACCTCCACGCAAAATATTTTCAAGCAGATCCAGGAATTGCAACCGGATATTTTAATTGTCGATTCCATACAAACCCTCACTTCTTCATTCGTCGAATCTACAGCGGGAAGTGTTTCTCAGGTGCGGGAATGCACAGCGGAATTGATGAAGTACGCCAAAGAAAGTGGTACTCCTGTATTCATTATTGGTCATGTAACAAAAGACGGAAGTATTGCAGGCCCGAAAGTATTAGAGCATATGGTGGATACCGTATTGTATTTTGAAGGAGACAGACATTTGGCTTATAGAATTTTGCGAACCACAAAAAATAGATTCGGTTCCACTTCGGAACTCGGTTTGTATGAAATGAATAATTCTGGGTTGCGGGAAGTCAAAAATCCTTCTGAAATATTACTTTCTCAGCATGAAGATCATGTAAATGGAGTGGCTATCGGAGCAACAATAGAAGGAAACAGACCATTATTGATTGAAGTGCAATCTTTGGTGAGTCCTGCAACCTATGGCACACCGCAACGTTCAAGTACCGGATTCGATAATAAAAGATTAAATATGCTTCTGGCCGTACTGGAAAAAAGAGGTGGATTTAAATTGAGCGCACAGGATGTTTTTGTAAATATTGCTGGCGGTTTAAAAATTGAAGACCCCGCTCTTGATTTGGCGGTTTGCGCTTCAATTGTTTCGAGCTATATCGATGTTCCGGTAGATAATGGCACATCTTTTGCCGGTGAAGTTGGATTGGGAGGAGAGATTAGAGGAGTGAACAGAATAGAACAAAGAATAGGAGAAGCTGAAAAACTGGGATTTAAAAGAATTGCCATTTCAGGCAATAATTTAAAAGGAATAAATTCAGAACTATTTGAGATAAATATAGCTTCTTATACTAGATTTGAACAATTATTTAAATCAATATTTAAAAAATGA
- a CDS encoding TlpA family protein disulfide reductase translates to MKYSISASIFTLIFVTVFAIKGFSTEGGIIDENLRKPAPDFTFKDKEGNDVSLSDFKGKVVYMDLWGSWCKPCIKEMPKSKELREEIGSSDNVVFLYVAVLEPAKEKWLKANEKFEIGGVSLISNDPEGTDFRNFYDRGAVPWYYLIDKKGRIADIKAKRPSEDGIADDIRKLMAE, encoded by the coding sequence ATGAAATATTCAATTTCTGCAAGCATTTTTACCTTAATTTTTGTGACGGTCTTTGCAATAAAAGGATTTTCAACAGAAGGGGGTATAATTGACGAAAATCTCAGGAAACCCGCTCCTGATTTCACTTTTAAAGATAAAGAAGGCAATGATGTATCGCTTTCAGACTTTAAAGGTAAGGTAGTTTATATGGATCTATGGGGCAGCTGGTGTAAGCCTTGTATAAAGGAAATGCCAAAATCAAAAGAGTTGCGAGAAGAAATCGGCAGCAGTGACAATGTAGTATTTCTGTATGTTGCCGTATTGGAGCCCGCCAAAGAAAAATGGTTGAAGGCCAATGAAAAATTTGAAATCGGAGGCGTGAGTTTAATTTCAAATGATCCGGAAGGAACGGATTTTAGGAATTTTTACGATCGCGGTGCAGTGCCCTGGTATTATCTCATCGATAAGAAAGGGAGAATTGCAGATATCAAAGCAAAAAGGCCATCAGAAGATGGCATTGCCGATGATATCAGAAAATTAATGGCAGAGTAA
- a CDS encoding glutaredoxin has product MNFHPNEIVLIYDPESEIGKQTLAYAKSINNHIREIDYTKTTLTPTSWEQILELVDLEPKKIMDRSSEFYQNRIKGRDIDIDGMLKILVHKPDLLAGPIAIHGKTALVCKNPVDVMKVK; this is encoded by the coding sequence ATGAACTTTCATCCTAATGAAATAGTATTGATTTATGATCCGGAATCGGAAATAGGCAAACAGACTCTGGCTTATGCAAAAAGTATAAACAATCATATCAGAGAGATTGATTATACCAAAACAACATTAACACCAACAAGCTGGGAACAAATACTGGAACTCGTCGATTTGGAACCAAAAAAAATTATGGATAGATCATCAGAATTCTATCAAAACCGAATAAAGGGGCGAGATATAGACATCGATGGAATGCTGAAAATTTTGGTACACAAACCCGACTTATTGGCCGGACCAATTGCCATTCACGGCAAGACTGCCCTTGTGTGTAAAAATCCGGTAGATGTAATGAAGGTTAAATAA